Proteins from a genomic interval of Pseudomonas asplenii:
- a CDS encoding FAD-dependent monooxygenase, with amino-acid sequence MNNSQHFDTDVLVVGTGPAGATTALALATYGVRVRVVTMFNYLANSPRAHITNQRAMEVFRDLGVEDVVKKHATPWEQMGDALITTSLAGEEIARMRSWGSGDARKGDYIKGSPCPMADIVQPLMEPILVQHAAERGAQFSFNTEYLNHVQDADGVTVTLKDLLTEREYTMRVRYLVGADGARSKIVEQIGLPIEGEMARAGTAYVVFNADLSRYVAHRPSVLQWIANPVAGFGEIGMGLLRAVKPWNQWIAGWGFDMAKGEPDFSPEHVLQRIRTLVGDPELEVEIVRNSTWYVNQAYASYYSNGRVHCGGDAVHRHPPSSGLGSNTSVQDGFNLAWKLAYVIKGYANQSLLDSYSLERQPVGKQIVTRANQSRVDYGPFKECFKMNQGVDTVEKLLKRMREPTAEGAKTRELLQKALELKDFEFNAQGVELNQRYESNAVVVDEAAGEEVWAQDKQLFLQATTRPGAKIPHAWLVDKNGLRTSTLDVTGKGKFSLVTGLSGQAWVCAVKELNLPYLRTVVTGEKGTADAYFDWQRIREINEAGAILVRPDGYIAWRQSEAVWSVEGAVTQLQDALAKVLGTV; translated from the coding sequence ATGAACAATTCCCAGCACTTCGATACTGACGTTTTGGTTGTGGGTACAGGGCCTGCCGGCGCTACCACGGCACTCGCTCTCGCCACATATGGAGTCAGAGTACGAGTTGTCACCATGTTCAATTACCTTGCCAACTCCCCTCGTGCGCACATTACAAATCAGCGCGCCATGGAGGTCTTCCGTGACCTGGGTGTTGAAGATGTAGTGAAGAAACACGCAACGCCTTGGGAGCAAATGGGAGATGCTCTGATCACCACCAGTTTGGCTGGTGAGGAAATCGCCCGGATGAGATCCTGGGGGTCAGGTGATGCACGCAAAGGCGATTACATCAAAGGCAGCCCATGCCCAATGGCTGATATCGTCCAGCCGCTCATGGAGCCTATTTTGGTTCAGCACGCTGCTGAGCGTGGCGCGCAATTCTCGTTTAACACCGAGTACCTCAATCACGTCCAGGATGCGGACGGCGTTACTGTCACCCTCAAAGACCTGCTCACAGAGCGCGAGTACACGATGCGTGTACGTTACCTGGTTGGGGCAGATGGTGCGCGCTCGAAGATAGTCGAGCAAATTGGCCTGCCGATCGAAGGGGAAATGGCTCGGGCAGGTACTGCCTATGTCGTTTTTAACGCTGATCTAAGCCGCTACGTTGCCCACCGCCCGAGTGTGCTGCAGTGGATTGCGAATCCTGTTGCTGGCTTTGGTGAGATTGGCATGGGCCTGCTTCGCGCGGTCAAGCCTTGGAATCAGTGGATCGCCGGTTGGGGCTTCGACATGGCGAAAGGCGAACCTGATTTCTCACCAGAACATGTTTTGCAGCGTATTCGTACTCTTGTGGGCGATCCTGAACTCGAAGTAGAGATAGTCAGGAACAGTACCTGGTACGTTAATCAGGCATACGCCTCTTACTACTCCAACGGGCGGGTGCATTGCGGCGGTGATGCCGTGCATCGTCATCCGCCATCAAGCGGCTTGGGTTCGAATACTTCGGTACAGGACGGCTTCAATCTTGCTTGGAAGCTGGCTTACGTTATCAAGGGCTATGCGAACCAATCCCTGTTGGATTCCTACTCCCTCGAGCGTCAGCCCGTAGGAAAACAAATCGTAACGCGGGCCAACCAATCACGAGTGGATTACGGGCCTTTCAAAGAATGCTTCAAAATGAACCAAGGTGTGGACACAGTCGAAAAGTTGCTGAAGCGTATGCGCGAACCGACTGCAGAAGGCGCGAAAACACGCGAGCTTCTTCAGAAGGCTCTCGAGCTCAAGGATTTCGAGTTCAACGCTCAGGGCGTAGAGCTCAATCAGCGCTATGAGTCCAATGCAGTTGTTGTTGACGAGGCCGCGGGCGAGGAAGTTTGGGCTCAAGATAAGCAACTCTTCCTACAGGCGACTACCCGACCTGGTGCGAAGATTCCCCATGCTTGGCTCGTCGACAAAAACGGACTGAGAACGTCAACGCTCGATGTCACAGGTAAGGGCAAATTCTCTCTGGTCACCGGTCTTTCAGGCCAGGCCTGGGTCTGCGCGGTGAAGGAACTCAATCTTCCCTATCTACGCACAGTCGTGACAGGTGAAAAGGGTACTGCTGACGCCTATTTCGATTGGCAGCGCATACGTGAGATCAACGAGGCTGGAGCGATCCTTGTCCGCCCTGATGGCTACATTGCATGGCGC
- the mhpT gene encoding 3-(3-hydroxy-phenyl)propionate transporter MhpT translates to MSNLPNNTARGGLVITITLCFMVALMEGLDLQAPGIAAQGMMSAFGIDKLHMGWVFSAGVLGMLPGAFLGGRLADRYGRKYVLMASVALFGVFSLVTAQAWDYNSLIAARFLTGAGLGASLPNLIALTSEVAGPKFRGTAVSMMYCGVPLGAAGAALIGVNDFGLGWQLVFYVGGIVPLLIVPLLGVFLPESKAFSGAMPDTLPVSTLLFAEGNAKPTLLLWASFFFTLMVTYILINWLPSLLVAQGFSGKNASWVVLTMQLGATIGTLMLGVLMDRVPTWVMSIIIYIGILVALMGLYVSTTLLGMLVAGFLAGIFTTGGQSVLYALAPLFYPARGRATGVGTAVAIGRLGAMSGPLVAGKMLALGTGTAGVMLSCAPGIVVAAVSLCYLSAVKNRTALATQGPNAEPIHSLKTQMPG, encoded by the coding sequence ATGTCTAATCTACCGAATAACACAGCCCGTGGCGGGCTCGTTATCACTATCACACTGTGCTTCATGGTAGCTCTGATGGAGGGTTTGGATCTTCAGGCTCCGGGGATTGCAGCCCAGGGAATGATGTCTGCATTCGGTATAGACAAACTCCATATGGGCTGGGTTTTCAGTGCGGGTGTGCTGGGAATGCTGCCAGGTGCTTTTCTGGGTGGAAGGTTAGCTGATCGTTATGGGCGCAAGTATGTGCTCATGGCCTCTGTTGCCCTATTTGGCGTTTTTTCTCTGGTGACAGCGCAGGCGTGGGACTACAACTCGCTCATTGCGGCGCGGTTCCTCACCGGCGCGGGTCTAGGGGCTTCTCTGCCCAATCTCATCGCATTGACCTCAGAGGTCGCGGGCCCCAAGTTTCGTGGCACTGCAGTAAGCATGATGTATTGCGGCGTACCTTTGGGTGCAGCCGGAGCCGCGCTAATTGGCGTTAACGATTTCGGCCTGGGGTGGCAATTGGTCTTCTATGTCGGCGGTATCGTTCCTCTGCTGATCGTGCCCTTACTAGGCGTTTTCCTTCCTGAATCGAAAGCTTTTTCTGGAGCGATGCCGGACACGTTACCGGTCTCGACGTTACTGTTTGCAGAAGGCAATGCTAAGCCTACGTTACTGCTGTGGGCGAGCTTCTTCTTTACGTTGATGGTGACTTACATCTTGATCAACTGGCTGCCGAGCCTTTTGGTCGCTCAGGGTTTTTCGGGCAAAAATGCGAGTTGGGTTGTCCTCACGATGCAGCTTGGGGCCACAATCGGCACGCTGATGCTCGGGGTGCTGATGGATAGGGTGCCGACCTGGGTAATGTCAATCATTATCTACATAGGCATTCTCGTAGCGCTAATGGGTCTGTACGTATCGACTACATTGCTCGGAATGCTCGTTGCTGGTTTTCTTGCGGGTATTTTTACCACGGGGGGCCAAAGTGTGTTGTATGCCCTGGCACCCTTATTCTATCCCGCGCGGGGCAGGGCTACCGGAGTTGGCACCGCCGTGGCAATCGGCAGGCTAGGCGCAATGAGCGGCCCGTTGGTCGCTGGTAAAATGCTTGCACTTGGCACTGGCACTGCTGGAGTGATGCTCTCCTGTGCGCCAGGGATAGTGGTGGCGGCCGTATCCCTTTGCTATCTGTCGGCGGTGAAAAATCGTACGGCACTGGCGACGCAGGGCCCGAACGCAGAACCTATTCACTCACTAAAAACTCAGATGCCCGGCTAG